From a region of the Coffea arabica cultivar ET-39 chromosome 3e, Coffea Arabica ET-39 HiFi, whole genome shotgun sequence genome:
- the LOC113737574 gene encoding uncharacterized protein, protein MESSSESAFKVMNQDFVKLDRFDGTNFSRWKDKMIFFLTALKIAYVLDPSLPEISTPKNDDSNEIKVQRKKRAENELLCKEHIMNTLSDRLYDLYTVVKSPKEIWNVLEYKYNTMKQGTDKFLIMQYFDFRITEKSSLMDQIHDLQVIVSKLHDLKVEISESLQVGAIIAKLPTSWNDYKKKLLHTTESFTIDQILKHLRIEEDTRNLQKKQIESNVKVNTLSEKNSVTEFFWFQKKVSRSKYI, encoded by the coding sequence ATGGAGTCAAGTTCTGAATCTGCGTTCAAAGTGATGAATCAGGACTTCGTGAAGTTGGACAGATTCGACGGCACTAACTTCTCCCGTTGGAAGGATAAGATGATATTTTTCCTGACGGCTTTGAAGATTGCTTATGTTCTGGATCCTTCACTTCCTGAAATTTCAACGCCTAAAAATGATGATTCTAATGAAATCAAGGTGCAACGCAAAAAACGTGCAGAGAATGAGTTGCTGTGCAAAGAACACATCATGAATACTCTTTCTGACCGCTTGTATGATCTGTATACCGTAGTCAAGTCGCCAAAGGAAATCTGGAATGTGCTGGAGTACAAGTACAATACGATGAAACAAGGTACGGACAAATTTCTGATTAtgcaatattttgattttcgtaTTACTGAGAAATCTTCTCTTATGGATCAGATTCATGATCTTCAAGTGATTGTGTCTAAGTTACATGATCTGAAAGTGGAGATATCTGAATCCTTGCAAGTTGGAGCAATAATAGCCAAACTTCCAACTAGTTGGAATGACTATAAGAAAAAGTTGCTCCATACTACTGAATCATTCACTATAGATCAGATTTTGAAACATTTGCGTATTGAAGAAGATACTAGAAATCTTCAAAAGAAGCAAATAGAATCTAATGTCAAAGTGAATACTTTAAGTGAGAAAAATTCCGTaacagaatttttctggttCCAAAAGAAAGTCTCCAGAAGCAAGTACATCTAA
- the LOC113737576 gene encoding GDSL esterase/lipase 1-like encodes MANSYIQLHFVALFFLASLTIPSNCLPGLYPKAPVALFVFGDSLFDPGNNDFIKTTTTFQANFPPYGETFFKLPTGRFTDGRIIPDFIAEFAKLSLIPPYLQTGYHEFLTNGVNFASGGAGALAETNTGLVIDLKMQFKNFRKAKKHLRLNIGKRATRRVVKNAVYLFSIGSNDYLSPLTNNSSIFKLYAPQDYVAMVVGNITSVVQKIHREGGRKFGILNLGPLGCLPRLRAANVAAGGNGECVEQVTALAKLHNVLLSQKLQLLQKGLKDFKYSYFDVFTASIATIQNPSKFGFKEVKSACCGSGPFRGYFSCGGKRGMKEYELCDNPKDYLFFDAIHRTEAANLQSAEAMWGGPPNITGPYNLQSLFLL; translated from the exons ATGGCAAATTCGTACATCCAACTTCACTTTGTAGCATTATTCTTCCTCGCAAGTCTTACAATCCCCTCTAATTGCCTTCCTGGCCTTTATCCTAAAGCCCCTGTTGCCCTCTTTGTCTTTGGTGATTCACTTTTTGATCCTGGAAACAATGACTTCATTAAGACAACCACTACTTTCCAGGCAAATTTTCCGCCTTATGGAGAAACATTTTTTAAGCTCCCAACCGGGAGGTTCACTGATGGCCGCATTATCCCTGATTTTATAG CTGAATTTGCAAAATTATCTCTAATTCCACCATACCTGCAAACTGGATATCATGAATTCTTGACTAATGGCGTGAACTTTGCATCTGGCGGTGCTGGTGCTCTTGCTGAAACTAATACCGGATTG GTGATCGACCTTAAAATGCAATTCAAGAACTTtaggaaagctaagaaacattTGAGGTTGAATATAGGTAAAAGAGCAACAAGGCGGGTGGTGAAAAATGCTGTATACTTGTTTAGCATTGGTAGTAATGATTACTTGAGCCCGTTGACTAATAATTCCAGTATATTTAAGTTGTATGCACCACAAGATTATGTAGCAATGGTGGTTGGCAACATTACATCGGTGGTTCAG AAAATTCACAGGGAAGGTGGAAGAAAATTCGGGATTTTAAATTTGGGTCCCTTAGGTTGTTTGCCAAGGCTTAGAGCAGCCAATGTGGCCGCTGGAGGAAATGGAGAGTGCGTGGAACAGGTCACAGCTTTGGCTAAATTACACAACGTATTGCTTTCCCAAAAACTCCAGTTGCTACAAAAAGGGCTCAAAGATTTTAAGTACTCGTATTTTGACGTCTTCACAGCTTCCATCGCGACAATTCAAAATCCTTCCAAATTCG GTTTTAAGGAAGTGAAGAGTGCATGCTGTGGTAGCGGCCCATTCCGAGGATATTTTAGCTGCGGAGGAAAGAGAGGAATGAAAGAATACGAGCTATGTGATAATCCCAAAGATTATTTATTTTTCGACGCTATTCATCGGACTGAAGCGGCCAACTTGCAGTCTGCGGAGGCGATGTGGGGAGGGCCTCCCAACATAACAGGGCCTTACAATCTCCAGTCGCTGTTTCTGCTTTAA